Part of the Antennarius striatus isolate MH-2024 chromosome 6, ASM4005453v1, whole genome shotgun sequence genome, TGCAGCAGTAAGTCCTCATTCAAAGCAACCTGCAATGTTATTTAAGAGATGATAAATAGATGTATTTGCTAGAACTGCAGAAAGCAAATTGTTCAAATCATTTCCATGTCATCGACTACAGTTACCTCGATTTTTGCGTATATGTTCTTTTATCTCCATTCTAAACGTGTTTCAGTGTCAGAGAGGAGACGACACTCTGTTCTGTTTCTAGCTCAGTGTGGAATTgtcttctgtgttttatgtaCAGATGTGGAGGTCGATGTTGATGAGCTGAACCAGGAACAGGTTTTGGACGTCAACAAAATGGCGACGTCATATGGAATGTCAGAAGGAGACTTTGTGAGGTAACATGTTGGTATATATCCCATAGTCAGCAGGTTTTTAAGAATAACACGTCTAATGTCTCTGTCTTAATGTGAGTGACTGAAACGTTTCAGGATCTCAGAGCGTCGGTGGTCATAACATGAATGATAAAAATGTGATAACACTGGAGCGTGTGTATCATGTTGGGGTTGAAAATAAGCAACTAAATATTTTGCACTGTTGAGAAAATGGTTTATTGTTCTGACATTACTGTGGTTGTTCTTCATTAGGATGTTGAGGAAGGATAAGGAAGAAGTGGAGGCCATCAAACATGCCAAGGCTTTGGAGGCAGAAAAGGCCATGTACTCTGTAAGAAGAGCGTTTTCCTGGAGGAATCTGAATCACGTGATTGGCCAGTATCATTTTAACCTCTGTATCATCTCAGGGACGACGTTCTCGCAGACAAAGGAGGGAGTTCAGAGAGAAGAGGCTCAAAGGCAGACAGATCAGCCCCCCCAGGTGAAAGGCGTGGCGTCTTCAgggtatttgttttattaaagcTCTGCTAAAActccttgtcttcctgtttcagcTACGCCAGGAGAGACAGCCCAACGTATGATCCCTATAAACGGTGAGTTGAACGGATTTCCCCTCTCTACTTCCTGACCCGTCGTCCTGATGTTTCAACTTCCTGGTTTTTCTTTCAGGCCAAAGTCAGAGTCGAGCTCTGAATCGCGATCTCGCTCTCGATCCCGCTCTCTCGGTCCGGAGAagatcaccttcatcaccagcTTCGGCGGCAGTGACGACGAAGCCGCGACAGCCGCCCCAACAGCCCCTCCTCACTCTGGCCACACCCCCACCAGCTTGCCGCACCCTGCAGGTCATAGCAGGGGCTCCCGGTCGGTAACTTTCCATCTTTTTTGGCTTTTCATTGGTTGTTTTCCTCGTACAGTCGGTTTCTTCTCAGTTGAAATGACCACTGGTGTTGAGGCACAAAGAGAACTGATTTAGAAATAATTCTGTTggtgttctgattggtggattacagtcttaaaattgaaaaatgcaCCTTTTCCACTGCATGTGTGCATAGATGAATGTGTATTACACACTCAAGTCAGTTTGATTCTGTAGTAAGTATTAAGTATATCAGTTTTAATATTTGAACTCTGTGACTGTTCAAAATCTTTTAAATGAGCAATAGAAATATTCTGAAGCTAGGCTAGGCGCTAAGCTAGCATTGTTGCTACAACAGCTCGTCTCTATTTGTCTAGGAAACGAAAGTCATCCTCCAGTcactccccttcctcctcctcctcctctcgctCCTCATCTCGCTCTTCCTCTCGCTCTTCCTCCCGTTCGCGTCACGCCCGACGCGGACGTTGGGGGAGGGATGGGCGGCGATCTCGGAGCCGGTCCCGGTCGAGGAGGCGTTCCAGATCTTACTCCCGGGGTAGAGGAGGGAACGGAGGGGGATCCTGGAGGAGACGCGACCGGACGCGTTCGCGGTCCAATGATCGAGACAGAGAGCGGGACAGGAGGCGATACACGTCACACAGGAGATCCAGGTACGACTCCCCAGGGACGTTCACTGCCGTCCACTTAATGCAGTCTCTGCTGTGACCCGTGCTTCGCTCCGTATCCCTCAGGTCCCGTTCCAGCTCACGGCAGGGGGGCAGTTTGAGGCGAGGGCGTCGAAGCAGCGGAAGCCGGCGGCGGGGGGACAGCAACAGCTCCAGCCTCTCTCAGTCCCCCAGTCGCAGTAACCACAGCCCTCCTCTCGCTCACAGAGGAAGCCAGCCCTCTACCGTCACTATCTCTGACAAGCTAAGAAAGTAAGACACGTAAACACGGAACAGAAATATCTGAAGGGTCTCATGGGCGGGAGTTTAGTAGCATTTAATCCTCCAGACACGCTGTTAACATCTGGTAGTCTTTAGGTTTTTATCCCCATAGTTGTGCCCTTTTTGTTTCaatagaaaaatacattttgaaagtgAGTGAAGAGTGATGATCTTCTCTAGAGCATgagacagtttttattttggtttcattAAATTTAACGACTAAGCAGCTGTTAGTTtatcatttcttatttttttagtttttcatcCATAGATGATTTTAACGTGACATTTTCTTCAGTGCATATATCCAAAATAATATTAGGGACTGTTTGCTCACCAAAGGAACAGAGGAAGTATTCTATACTTAATACAcgggtttgtttttctgtgtgtgtttgtgtgtgtgaatatttccAGATTGCTCCTGTTTAAAAGTTGAAACATTTTCCTATTTCTAATGCCTGTGTTCTGCCTCttcttcccctcctctccccAGGCCTGATACTCCTGGTGGTAAAGAGACGGGAGCTGCCAAAGTCAGTAAGAATTTGACCTAGCTGGGTTTCTTGCTAAAGCCTACGCCTCCCTCATCCCTGACAGGCTGACGTGGTTGTCCACCAGACTGGGATGTAGAAGCCATTGTTTTTctcagaaacattaaaaaaaaaaaagatatgattTCATTTTTCTCCCCACCTAAAAAAAGTAGACCTGCACTGAAATCTAAAGCTACGTCTGTTTTGAAACCGTATTATTAATCTTCTTCACCTGTTCGGTGCTTTGCTGAGCTTCCTTCAGGATGGAATGAACGTTTATGCGCCCTGTGACTTCATCATTGTCTTGgttgtgcatgcatgtgttcaCAGATACAGTATGTGGGTGAGGAAGTGtcgtctttctgtgtgtttgtagtcCCAGGAGTGTTAAACTGACCAGTGGCCCGTAGAGCACAGAGGAGGGGCAGATGGCGTTTAATTCATGATAAAAACCACGTTTGTTCTCTGGACAGCCCATATTTActgttctcatttatttttttatttttttatttgtcccacCTAAAGTTTGGTGAGTTTAGTTCAGTAGGTGCGTAAAAGGAGCATTTCTCTTGTTTCTCGGCGAGTCAGAATGTCAATAAACGTCATGTTTTTACCAAAGTCAGAAGCTGCGGTCAGCTGGTACAAAAAACGAAGCCTGGCTCCTTCCAAAGGGTAACAGCTTGTACTCAAGCACATCTCAGGAACAGTCCTCGATGTTTATCTGTGTTGTTTCATCCTAACAGAAAGGCTTAATCCGTTTTATGTAGGTTAATATGAAGGCCTGTCTTTAAATCACATGAAACCAGCGTAATGTGTAGAAGAGGGCTTAAAAGGTGCTGGCTGCTGCATTTTCTTACCTTCTGGAAAGAGCcacagtttgtttttctgtttctagttttaatgctaagctaaccagccGCTTACTTTAGCTCCCCTTTGCTCTGCAGCAGATGGAATAAATATTTGGCCTTAAAATGTCCTTAAATTTGTCTTTACTTTGTAACTTTGTGAACTGTGTGGTCCTGAACGGCCTCCTCATTGTGTCACAAGGCTAGAAGGAGAGATTTGAATACACTTAAACTGTCAAATAGAAGCTGGAAGTTCCTCTCTGGTTCTCGGTAAAGCTCGCCTGCGGTGTCCTGACCTGCAGTTTTTCTAGCCTGACCAGGTTTAAACCGCCCAGAGATGGGTGTGTCCCTGGTAGAGTCCCAGCGGTTCTTCTCTAAACTGAACTCACTGGACCTGAACTTGTCCTCCTGTCATTCCTGAGCGACTTACCTCCTCCCTCTTACCTCTCTGACAGTGTTCAGACGTTCTAATGTGTTGTGTAGAGGTTCGTTTAGTGGCGTCTTTACAATCCTGCAGCAGCGACAAGCTACAGCCGcagtttgacacacacacacacacacatctccacccacatgcacacagagCCTGTTTATCCGGTAAGATTCCGATGTACTTGTTGACTCAACAACCGTCCGACATAATTAATTTATCTGTAGCCTTCTCATCTCCACCAGCCACCGTACCTAAAGGTGACATTACTTAAATTGAAGAGCGGCGCAGTGCCTTTGAATATtctgtgtaacacacacacacacacacacaaacagacacagtttTGTCAAGCTGTGGATAGTCATTCTAATACAACCGTGTCACCTGCAGACCAAGATGACCCCACAGGAGCGTCTGAAGCAACGGATGCAGAAGGCCCTCAACAAGCAGTGTGAGTGCAATTCAAAGGTTTTGTGCTCCAGATGGAGAAACGTCTCCGAGTCTCTTTATGTcataatgcaaataaaaaaatgttatggaattgaccccccccccccaatcctatttgttgtgttttctgctgcCCTGCAGCCAAGGCGGATAAAAAGGCAGCTCAGGTGAAGATccagcagcaggaaaacaaacgacaggtgtgtgtttgtgagtgtacgtgtgtgtgtgtttgcagtccCAAAAGGGTACCCTGCATTTCTACTCATGAATGTGTCCTGTGTTacaggagagagagggggagctACGAGCCATGGCACGCAAAATACGCATGAAGTAAGAATGtctttctgtatgtgtgtgtgtgtgtgtgtgtgtgtgtgtgtgtgtgtgtttggactgtTGGGTGAATGTATGTTGCTGTTGTCTGACCCAGTTGCTCTGCTTCAGAGAGCGTGAGAGACgtgagaaagagagggatgaaTGGGAGCGGCAGTACGGACGACAGAGCCACTCACCGTCTCCTTCTCCCACCAAATACGGTAAGATTGAAGTCCGGCGCTCACAAAGAGCTCAGCGGCTCTAAAACCAACTTCATTTAGTTTTAGCGCcgtgtttattgtgtgtgtagTTCTGCATACGCAAACGGAAgtaatcaaaatattttattagctTAGCCTTCATCTAATTGCCAATATTGGTTTGTGGTTTGACAATTTCAGGCCTTGAGATATGATGTTatcccttttttgtttttttttgttttttttgatcaCGTGTTCTGTCTTCTGTCCCTCAGGCCGAGAACACAGCTCATACAGAAGGTATGCAAGATGCCACAAGAATCTGCGGAGCTCTGATGAAGCAGAGTGATTTATGGGATTAGGTCTGATAGTTCTTTCGGGGACAAAACTGGTTCCTACAAAAgtgcttggaaaaaaaaaaaacaacaaccgggtgtttgcaaaaaaaaacccaatcacACAAGAACAGCTTCAATACCTCAGTTCAACTGATACTACAAGTGTTTGGTTCCCGAAGTGAAACAGAAAGtgcacaaattcacacacaagAGAGTCTTAACCCATTCCTCTCCAGTAAACACATGTGGAGCTGGAGCATGAGGCCCGTAGTCAAATGTAAGCCGTCACAAATGAAACCTACTGATAAAGTTCCCCTTGGAGAGTTTGTGTTGTTCTAACGTCTGTTGTGTGGTCGTCTGCTTTCTGGAGACGTTATTACAAGCAGCTGATGGACGACACGTTTCGACCTCAACCTAATATCTAATGGAAATTGAATCATTCTTCCAACTGCGATTAAAGATACGATGCAGTTATGTCATTTTAATTGGGAAGACGTGACACAAAAGAATGTTTGAAAGTTTTATTACAAAACCAAATTCAATTCTTTGTGGATGAGTTTTAATGATAAGCAGCCTTCAAcaaatttgttcatttgttttttttttcatggctaGTCTTACTGTTGACCTCAAAGTGAACTAAATGCGCTTCACTGGTGTTCTTTAAACTCCAGTCTGTGTTTCTGTATCGCCATTCAAAGCCAGCAGTTTGTGGTTaatggaaaaacaacattttaagatatatattttgttaatttgattGGACATTAACCAGTCAACAGTTACAGTAAccaaaaaaatcactgaagttTTGAAATAGACATTGGTCcaatacaacaaacaaaaccgATCCTGTAGATTCCATTATAATGAAGGCAAACCCTGTCTAAAAAAGCTTCATCCAGTTGTAGTGAGCAGCTCTTATCATCACAGAAATCTAAAGATTGCCTTGGCTGTAGCAAACCTCCACACAGCAGTCACTGATGCCGGCTCGCTGCAGTCACTTCTGTCAGCCTCTCCCAGGTAATTAGTTCATGTCCAACCTGTTCTAACCTACCTGGTTCCTCTCCTGTGACTGTTAGATTTAATATTTAGATCAAGAGCTGAAGCAAGATGGTCAAACACAGAGAGATAAGACAAAGTCAAAGGCCCCCCAGGCCCTTGATACACCTGAATGTTTTGAATAACAAATGATCAGGACCGTTAGCAGTCAATCATCTGAGTCCAGTAGGCCTGAAGGCGCTGTGAGCACAGCAGCAGTTGGGCTGCTTTGCAGTTGAAGGAAATGAGGAGTGACGCAAGGTGTGATTGTGACTGACGGACCTACGGCGCACGTTCCACTCACTCTGATTGTCCAAACTGATCCGTTTGTTCCTCTTCAGGAGGTCGAGGTCGCGGTCCCGCTCACGGAGTCCACACTATCGACACTGAGGCGGTGGGAACACGGACGCGTCCTGTGGAGATCTGAAGAGAGAAGCTGTCTTATAAATCTACACCTGGACACTAGAGTGGTCGACTGAACAACGTTTTTACGCTGAAACTAGTTTGACAGATCACACAGCCGATCTGCTTTCATTTCTGCTTCAGCCTGTAACCAGTTTCAGGTTATGAAACGGATTTCCAGTTtcttctgcatgtttttttttttttctgcctcagACATTAGTTTGTTTTCAAATGCCCTGAACAACAAGGAAAATCTCACCGTTAATTACACTTGTCCAGACCTCACCTTTTCATTTTCTACCTGCCTTTTGCTTTTCTTAGACACTCACCCTCGAGACTGTTTCGCCAACTTTGATGAACTTGTGTATGAGATATTTATTCACATCCATAGTAAACTTGTTGAGGAACTGAGAAGAAAGAAGATGATCCATGTATGAAATCAATCTAAATCACTCTTTTATATTCCGTCTTTTGCCAAGCAATTAACAGCTgcaaatttttcttttcagtaaaatgttgaatgttaAATACAGAAGAAATAAAACTCAACTTGAAATTATTCTTTTCTCTCCGTGTCATATTTCAGTGATTTAGCTTTGACATTGAGTGAGTATCGGTGAGATGATAGTGATCAGTGATCAAACCCACGGCCGTCATCGGGCTGCTCTTTGCTGTTTCTACCAGGAGGGGGCGACAGATCTCACTTATGTGTCTTAACTTTTGAGCATTTttctgagttttaaaaaaaataaaataaaatttatggaTGTTTAATCGTGACAGCTGCTAAACAATAAAAGGAGAAATGAACATCCTTGTGGTTTAGCTTTGGAGACACCTGTAGAACACCCGAAGATGCATTTCCTCTGAGCTGCTAAGAAGGAAGTATTTATTTCCATTATCGGATGTGAAATTTACGAGTGACGCGGATTTgagttgaaatttaaaaaaaaaacaaaaaaaacaacttgaaacGCTTTTAGATGTGTTAGATGTGCTTTGGTAGCGCGTTACCTTAGGAGGGCGGGGTTAGGGTCGTCTGAGCGGGGCGGGCGGTGCCTTTTAGTCGCCCATGCCCCCTCCTGCCCTCCGCTCGCTGCGGGGGAAATCAGCGTGAACTTGAACGCAGCGTTCGCCGCTCAGTGTGAGTCCAGTCGGAGGCCTGCGCTCGTCTCTCTCGCCCGTCCTCCGCGCTCAGGTGTCGGTCAGCTCACCGGAGAAGGaacgacccccacccccctccgcCCTCCGACCTGATCGTGtttgtggacttttttttttgtgtgtgtgtttgtttttactctGTGGGACCCTGAAAAGGTGCCAAACGCGGAGCGCACGACGAGATGTCCAGGCGCAAACTTGGAAGCAGACCGCAGCACCTGAGTGCAATTCAAGGTAAGTCTGAGGGGAAAGCGACGTGTGGACGAGGTTTAAGGTTTAAGTGGATGtcctgatgatttttttttattttttttaaatgttaaaaaaaaaaaaaaaaaaaaaggtttcaaaaGTTGTTTTGTTGTCGTTTCGCGCGCGTGGTTTACACGCGCTCTGGCGTAAATAAACAACTAAACGCGGTTTTTTAAATGGTCTAAAGCCGATTTCAGGGCAGATTTGAAGCATCTGCATATTGACTGACTTCAGATGTTTGTT contains:
- the clasrp gene encoding CLK4-associating serine/arginine rich protein; this translates as MWQEARKHERKLRGMMVDYKRRGERRREYYEKIKKDPAQFLQVHGRAYKIHLDPAVALAAESPINMMPWQGDANNMIDRFDVRAHLDYIPTYTPPLLNTSTPEQEMEERRCNYERYRGLVQNDFANISEEQCLYQIYLDELYGGLQKPNEDEKKKLAEKKASIGYTYEDSTVTEPDLQSDKDEDNSENSESEEDEGIPDIDVEVDVDELNQEQVLDVNKMATSYGMSEGDFVRMLRKDKEEVEAIKHAKALEAEKAMYSGRRSRRQRREFREKRLKGRQISPPSYARRDSPTYDPYKRPKSESSSESRSRSRSRSLGPEKITFITSFGGSDDEAATAAPTAPPHSGHTPTSLPHPAGHSRGSRKRKSSSSHSPSSSSSSRSSSRSSSRSSSRSRHARRGRWGRDGRRSRSRSRSRRRSRSYSRGRGGNGGGSWRRRDRTRSRSNDRDRERDRRRYTSHRRSRSRSSSRQGGSLRRGRRSSGSRRRGDSNSSSLSQSPSRSNHSPPLAHRGSQPSTVTISDKLRKPDTPGGKETGAAKTKMTPQERLKQRMQKALNKQSKADKKAAQVKIQQQENKRQEREGELRAMARKIRMKERERREKERDEWERQYGRQSHSPSPSPTKYGREHSSYRRRSRSRSRSRSPHYRH